A stretch of DNA from Vallitalea longa:
GTCGTATATGTTAATAAAGAAAAAGATATTCTCTACCATCTCAAATTCTATTGTGGTGAGCAATTAAGCAAAATAGGAATGGATAACTTTGTGTAAATAGAACTTTGCAGAATAAAAGTAATCCAATTTTATTCTGCAAAGTTTGTAATAAATATAAATTATTATCATTCATTAATTATAGTCTAACTTTTTGGAGGTATTCCGTAATATCCTGTTGTGGAATCTCTGAAGAAATCAGTTTTTATAGGTCTAAAAGTAAATAAGGTAATTGCTATAAACAGGAATAAGAAGATATAAAAACCTATCATATTTTTACATTTACTCTTTCTAGTACATCTCAATAGGAAATAGCTGACTAACTGTCCTGCAAAAGCTCCAACAAAAAACGAAATAAAATGAAGTGCCATAGGATTATCATTGAATATCAATTCATATAAGAAAATAATCAGGTAAGTTGTTACAATAAAAACAATTACTGAAATGGCTTTAGCGAAAACAAAATTGTTTACGTCATGTTTAATGAAAAAA
This window harbors:
- a CDS encoding DUF6512 family protein, whose translation is MNDRKKVIIAEIISAVAIILIGSLFHFLYEWTECTFIGLFSPVNESQWEHIKIMFYPVIIVSIIEYFFIKHDVNNFVFAKAISVIVFIVTTYLIIFLYELIFNDNPMALHFISFFVGAFAGQLVSYFLLRCTRKSKCKNMIGFYIFLFLFIAITLFTFRPIKTDFFRDSTTGYYGIPPKS